From a single Rutidosis leptorrhynchoides isolate AG116_Rl617_1_P2 chromosome 5, CSIRO_AGI_Rlap_v1, whole genome shotgun sequence genomic region:
- the LOC139849988 gene encoding uncharacterized protein, with protein sequence MPTELPTQAMKNKEDKEKKKAKLVSDIEDVMKELQASLEQDNIIFERIRAIDKTKAVVENLVDDIQFWTKKKMFQIESERGQTVEIVARLMARFRASFGEWSDMFDQEIDDLEPLISKEEHVRCLLDRLPKRQRNQMEARYSRPLEQVQALIARTASHKIFIKKIGDVIRKNESSTSEDVSSFKHSLPSQPSSSSSTLIMPT encoded by the exons ATGCCAACT GAACTACCTACGCAAGCAATGAAAAACAAAGAGGATAAGGAGAAGAAAAAGGCCAAACTAGTTTCAGACATTGAAGATGTTATGAAGGAACTACAAGCATCTTTAGAGCAGGACAATATAATTTTTGAGAGAATTCGGGCTATCGATAAGACAAAAGCAGTTGTTGAGAACCTTGTGGATGATATACAATTTTGGACCAAGAAAAAAATGTTTCAAATTGAATCCGAGAGGGGTCAAACGGTGGAGATTGTGGCTAGATTAATGGCACGGTTTAGGGCTAGTTTTGGAGAATGGAGTGACATGTTTGATCAAGAAATTGACGATCTCGAACCCTTGATTTCAAAGGAGGAGCATGTCAGATGTTTATTAGATAGGTTGCCTAAACGACAGAGGAATCAAATGGAAGCACGCTACTCTCGCCCGCTTGAACAAGTACAAGCGTTGATTGCTCGTACGGCCTCacataaaatttttattaaaaaaattggtGATGTAATTAGGAAAAATGAGTCTTCAACATCTGAAGATGTTTCCAGCTTCAAACATTCTCTGCCCTCAcaaccatcatcatcttcttcaacactT ATCATGCCAACTTAA
- the LOC139848008 gene encoding F-box/LRR-repeat protein 25-like, which yields MDFDHSNVRVTLDEDRLSSLPLELIHQILSRFDTKFIVQTCLLLSLRWKLIWTFMPCLNFSSNEFKTLPKFAKFVKHVLSQRNHQVEVSSVNLRFNGAATQVFVRKIVSYAFSHNVQQITVVSSPTKHHEFPPCLFSSQTLKNLTFRTYFFTPCLTPKTPWDFPALTTLFLDDISLCDDRRESIDLFTKCVNLQNLTLESFKVKAKVVDIITPRLSNLKLIKGEDSIVINVVAPQLDTITINDCDMKDLIIPSGLSSFYYQGYSIPKWLKNHFHSVNKVTFILHMYCPKMAYKEEKARGIINVLQQLCSARFLTLNLDIVECISSFPELLSAQPSPFSNLIRLNIDSSTRDTCDIKMSTEARNFLLE from the exons ATGGACTTTGACCATTCTAATGTTAGAGTAACGCTCGATGAAGATAGATTAAGCAGCCTGCCCCTTGAgctcattcatcaaatcctctctCGCTTTGACACTAAATTTATTGTTCAAACGTGTTTATTGTTGTCTCTAAGATGGAAGCTTATATGGACATTTATGCCCTGTCTCAACTTTTCAAGTAACGAATTTAAAACTTTACCCAAGTTTGCAAAATTCGTGAAACATGTTTTGTCTCAACGCAACCATCAAGTAGAAGTTTCCTCTGTAAATCTAAGATTTAATGGAGCAGCTACTCAAGTTTTTGTGAGAAAGATTGTAAGTTATGCTTTTTCTCACAATGTTCAACAAATAACTGTTGTTAGTAGTCCCACGAAGCACCATGAATTTCCTCCTTGTCTCTTTAGCTCTCAGACTCTTAAGAATCTCACATTCAGAACCTACTTTTTTACGCCTTGCCTTACACCCAAAACACCATGGGATTTTCCAGCATTAACGACTTTGTTTCTTGATGATATTTCTCTGTGTGATGATCGACGTGAATCCATTGATCTTTTCACCAAATGTGTGAACTTACAAAATCTCACTTTAGAAAGTTTTAAGGTCAAGGCTAAGGTTGTTGACATTATTACACCTCGACTTTCTAATCTCAAACTTATTAAAGGCGAAGACTCGATTGTTATTAATGTGGTTGCACCTCAACTTGATACTATCACTATAAATGATTGCGACATGAAGGACTTGATCATTCCATCTGGACTTTCATCATTCTACTACCAAGGTTATAGTATTCCAAAGTGGCTTAAAAACCATTTCCATTCTGTGAACAAAGTGACTTTCATTTTGCACATGTATTGTCCGAAAATGGCGTATAAGGAGGAAAAAGCTCGTGGTATTATTAACGTGCTTCAACAGCTCTGTAGTGCCAGATTTCTTACACTTAACTTGGACATTGTTGAG TGTATTTCCTCATTCCCGGAGTTACTATCTGCTCAGCCTTCGCCTTTTAGCAACTTGATTAGGTTGAATATAGACTCTAGCACGAGGGATACCTGCGATATTAAAATGTCAACTGAAGCTAGAAATTTCTTGCTTGAGTAA